Proteins encoded within one genomic window of Phormidium ambiguum IAM M-71:
- a CDS encoding YidH family protein yields MQPPEFPEKQPYNLNNELAKERTHAAADRTLMAWIRTSLSLIGFGFGIPTIVKTIEATRIGKNINPHHFSNAIGLSFISIGIYAMLVALKEHRRLLKLIESDRYVYKSSNTAERVGFALLLVGIISFVGVLLKAINL; encoded by the coding sequence ATGCAACCACCAGAATTCCCGGAAAAACAGCCTTATAACCTAAACAACGAATTAGCCAAAGAACGGACTCATGCAGCTGCCGATCGCACTTTGATGGCATGGATTCGTACTTCTCTTTCCCTGATAGGTTTTGGCTTTGGGATTCCTACAATTGTCAAGACGATCGAAGCCACTCGGATTGGCAAAAATATCAATCCTCACCATTTCTCTAATGCAATAGGACTATCTTTCATCAGCATTGGTATATATGCCATGTTGGTGGCTTTAAAGGAACACCGCAGATTATTAAAGTTGATCGAGAGCGATCGCTATGTCTACAAAAGCTCCAACACTGCGGAAAGAGTTGGTTTTGCACTATTGCTAGTGGGAATAATCAGTTTTGTCGGAGTATTACTCAAAGCTATCAATCTTTAA
- a CDS encoding DUF1622 domain-containing protein: MQFLFSQDRRSRRSISSLANIRLNFGRWLSIALEFQLGADIVNTTVAPTFDALGKLGLIAVIRTFLNYFLSKELAEEIKANQTLSELPVNIKES, translated from the coding sequence GTGCAGTTCCTCTTTAGCCAAGATCGTCGATCGAGAAGATCTATTTCCTCTTTAGCAAATATTCGCCTCAATTTTGGTCGTTGGCTCTCTATTGCTCTGGAATTTCAATTAGGAGCAGATATCGTTAATACAACTGTGGCACCTACATTTGATGCTCTAGGAAAATTAGGCTTAATCGCCGTGATTCGGACTTTTCTCAACTACTTCTTATCAAAGGAACTGGCTGAAGAAATCAAGGCAAACCAAACTCTTTCCGAACTCCCAGTAAATATCAAAGAAAGTTAG